The Raphanus sativus cultivar WK10039 chromosome 6, ASM80110v3, whole genome shotgun sequence sequence GTGGAGGAGCAAACTCTCTAGCCGATGGATACAGCACGGGGACTGGACTCGCTGCAGAGATCATCGGAACATTCGTCCTTGTCTACACTGTTTTCTCCGCTACAGATCCCAAAAGAAACGCACGAGACTCCCACGTTCCCGTAAGTATTCATCATCAGTTACGAGATATAGTTAGTGAACATATGATATAACTAATTAATTTGTggttataaattatgaaataaaaggTGTTGGCGCCACTTCCAATTGGATTTGCCGTGTTCATGGTTCACTTGGCCACTATTCCAATCACCGGAACCGGGATTAACCCGGCTAGGAGTTTTGGAGCTGCGGTTATCTACAACGAGTCCAAGCCGTGGGATGACCATGTATGTTTCTTCTATctctattaatataaaaaaccaaaaaaataggTATATGTGTTTGAATGGGAAAGTATAACTGTAATATTTTTGGTGTCATTTGATTACAGTGGATATTCTGGGTGGGACCATTCATCGGAGCTGCGATTGCTGCATTTTATCACCAGTTCGTTCTAAGAGCTTCTGGTTCCAAATCCCTCGGATCCTTCAGAAGTGCTGCCAACGTTTGAGTTACTGTTATGTTTAAATGAGGCACGTGATTTTAAAATGTGTCCAGTcctctgtctttttttttctttcttcctctGCTTTTATATGTGTGATTCTAGTTAATGGAGTTTGAGTGGTTTTCGTTTTCAATGTCACTGAGTTTGTTTATTGATTAAAAAAGTTGAACACATTGCTTCACTTATTGATCTCCTTCTCCtctataaaaaaatgttttaagttaTAAACTTGATACATAAGTCCTCAATCCTCATCAGATATCTCGACTAATTAATCACTCACAAATGATTCGTCAATTGTAACGAAGAAGATTATACCATAAGATAAGAAAAGACTGTAAATTGTTATTCCACTGACCATCTTTATTTGAGGCCATAACTCATCATTTTGGCAAATGCAGATGAAGTTGCAGTGAAACAACACAAGCATTCACTTTGTTTTTCTCATTTCCAATACATACTATTTGTCTATTCAAAACTACAGCACAGTTTGCGCAAGGTTCATTAGACATGCCAAGGCTAACCAAAAGATAGTTTAGTAGTTTGCTCATCAATACCTAATAACCGTATGCATAATCTTGAATAAAGAACTTTGTGTAGAATCGTTTTAGACTGTTTGGGAGTTTGGGTATTTTTAGCGTATTTCCGGATTCAGTCTCaaagattttatatatgatGAATCTGAGACTCAGTTTTGGATTGTTGGAAGGGTGAATGTTCTCTTAATGCTTAGTTAAAGTGACCGCCTGAATCTAGAGATGATTGAACATTGATGAATATGTTTTCTCACATTGATGAATATGTTTTGTGCAAGTCTATGTTTTCTCACATTGATGAATATGTTTTGTGCTAATAACTGTTTAGATTTCATTCTGATGTATAACAATAGTTGTCATATCTCAGAAACTCAGACCAAGAACGTTCTGTAACAATATATGTGTTCAAAAGCATTCGCTAATTCGACGGATTATTATACTCCACCCTTTATTTACATTATAGATATTACGTTAGATTcctctgaatatttttttatctttgttatgCTAACTAGAAGCTGGCTAAGGACCAGAAGTTGAGAATAAAGGAAGGAGACACCGCGAACCAGCTGATGAAGGCCATTGCTACGGCGGTCTCGAACCTAGCGCAGTGGTTGACGTTACATTTATCAAGATCGTTGATGAGTACGGTTATTCCAGCAGACGCGGAAGCAGCTGCGAAAGTAAGCGTGGACGTGACCTGCAACAATGTTGAGATGACAAAGATAGGTCAATCACTTTGTTATTGCCTCGTAGTAGCAGCTATGGTGTGGTactttgggggggggggggtagtACTTACTCCATCTCCAACTGTGAAACATTGAACGATCAAGTGATTCCGAAGGCTTCTTCTCACAAGGAGAGCATAAGCATCGATGATAAACAGAGACAAGCTCCACAGGCTTTGCAAGCTAACCGCAAGAACCAAGCAACTGTCACACACACAGAGTTGTTATATACCATGGTTTTTTGTCAGATTCTAATTGTCTTAAACCAAATCGCTCAAACTAAATCCAAATCCTGATGCTTAGAACTGAATTAATTCTACAAGTACATGAACTTACACCTGAAGagagcaaaacaaaaaaacatttcaaaatactaataaacaaattaacaaGAAGGATAGAAACGTGGACAACACACCAATTAGATGAGcaaaaaaaaccctaatttccatAGAATTGCTTCACATCATCAGAAGGTTTGATCAAGAGATCACTAAAGGccctaacttttttttttctcagaatCTCAAATCAGACTTGAGGGAATCTAGAGGATCGATACCAAAAAGCGGTGGCGGAGCGGTAGTCGGAGGTGGTGATCATGACGGAGAAGGAGATGAGAGCGGGGACGAATTGAGAGAGGCGGAGGATGAGGCCGCCGGTGGTTCCGGGCATGCCCTGAACATCTTTCATCCTCGCTGGCGGTCTATCGTTAGCGGGGGGAGATACCGGAATTGTATCCACCGGGTGAACCGCCGGTCGGCTCACGTTCATTATACGACACAGAAGTTCAGACACTTCCAGAGCCTCTATAAAGGCAAGACACTCGGATACTTGACTACTTCTGTCTGAAACTGGAAATAAGTTTGGTGGACTTGTCAAAGTAAAAAAGGGCAGATCTCTAAAATATAGCacagtttttatcacaaaaatagcactcaaaaaataaaatgaccaaaatagtatttttttgttttaaaaattttaatatttttttttgttttttaaaatttgaacacACTCCTAAGCCTCATCCCTTAACTATAAACCCTAtgtcttagattaattaacccaatggttataaatacatatttacccattaataaaacttcttttggtcattttcttttttgtgatgctatttttgtgacaaaaacttggtttgatgctattttagtctttttctcaagtaaaaatgcatttactctttttttgggtggtcaaaagaaaaaatatatttatttgatttataaatatatttgtatgaattataactttaataaatacattttaatactaatttattattttttttacaaaatataaagttttagcTGAAAATTTATTGTaagttttacattattttttacaattattacTCTTTCAGTTTCATAAAGTTacatattttagagaaaaaaatttgtttcaaaaaggtttatgttttatattttcagtgcatgttttatttagtaattgcaaatttcaaatttttaaaaaaattaattgcacttattaaatttttattggtttaaaattatggaagaaaataatcacaaaaaaatatgtatatataaatgagatttatatgttttattaatatgtgtgaaaattcTAATGTATAACATTTTGAAATGGAAGGAGCAGTAAATTGTAATTTTTGGAAATCTGAACCTCATATTTCCAAATGTAAAAACAGTAatgaaaatcaaatcaaatcaaatcattgGACTAAAAGATGTTTTCATtataatttgacataaaataaaattgtagaTTTTTGTTCCTCTGTTTATTTCTGCCTTTCTTGAAGTATCGAGTATTGATTTTTCGTTTTTGGAAGACAAATTAAATAGAACAGAGTTGGTGGTCTACATATATCAAAAGACATTTAGTTTGGAGTTAAAAAGACAGCAGCTAATAATAATTTACACAAACAATTTCCTCCGTAGCGGAAATATTTTTTACTTACCCCAACTAACCAGAATCTATTCCTTCCCTTTTTAGTAAGATTGAAATCTTGAAAATCTCCCACATTTtcattatctatatataaaatatttaaatagttatataGATATTAGATCTTGATCTTGATCTTGATCTTCAATCCGTTATGTCTCCCAACAAAGCTTAGACGCAACACTTTCATGGCAAGGTGCGTATTCCTGCAAACAAAAACAGTATTGTATGAGATTATGAAGAAATTCAGAAACAGTTCAGTTTCTTCAACTTCACCTCTAGCTTCTTCACAAGCTCTTTAGCAGTAGGAGCAGAGACGATGATCTCACGAGCAGTCGTGCTGATGAATCCTTCTTCAACTGCTTTATCGATGAATGAGAGCAGAGAGTTGTAGTATCCATCAACATTGAGCAAACCCACCTGCAGAACATTTTATCTTTAATGATTTTGGgttcttgaatttttatttgaaaatctGAGAGTGTTTTTCTTACCGGCTTCTCGTGTATTCCAAGCTGAGCCCAAGTTATGACTTCAAGCAATTCTTCAAGGGTTCCATAGCCACCTGTAATTTTCACACAAAGCcttttttacatttgtttttttttaaaagagtaGATTACTCTCTTAATATCTTATGGTCAAGACTAAAATCAATAAGTGTGTCATGTACAAGAGAAAACCAAATAATAGACTCTTCTCCATCTCTGTTACAGTTTGTACAACGGTATGAATATGATTGCAAAAGCAGGATCTTAAAAGAACTTGACTTTCCATTAATGATTTCAGATTCAGTGTGGGAAAATATGCTATTTGTGGGACTGTTTCAGGTTTTGTCTCTTAACTTGAAATAGGTAAGAAGAAAACTTAGATCAAGGTAAGATTACACAAGCTATGCAGAGCGTACCCCCTAAGTTTAAAAAGCAGGCAATAAACAGAGtaaagagaagagaaacaaaaaggTCTAATTTTAAGTGCCAGATGTTGATGGGTCAAGCCCTTTATCTTAGACTCTGATGActtattattttacatttttccaTACAAAAATAAAGGAACTTTTTACAGTAGCTTTCACACTGCAGCTTGACCaagaaatcatgtttttttaccaaattcttttcttctctcttttgcaAAATCAgtccaaaaacaaaacaaaaagtattTTCATGAACAAATAGTTCCTTCTTTTAAACTTTGATTTCCCATTCATTAAGATGCAAAAAGGCCTAAAATGGTGTTGCTAAGGTTCCTTGTGTCACTAGAGTTTGACTAGTTTTTCCTTATCATCATTACTTTGTTTGAAAGAAAAGCAAAATTCTGAagttataattatacaaaaaaaaagttgatgaTAAATTTGGGTGGATGGGGTTTAAAACAAAACCTGGTAAGGCAATAAAAGCATCAGAGTGCTTAGCCATCTCAGCTTTCCTTTGGTGCATATCTGCAACTGCCCTTACTTCTCCTACTGTTTCACCAGTCAACTGCAAAGAGCATCCaccaattttttaaataaaaggaaGTAATAATTAAAAGCAGTTAAAGGGAGAAAGCAACTTTGGACTCTTCTACAGGCAAAAGCAATGATGTCAATGCAAGTAGTCGTAAAATTTGGATGTTTTTGAAATCTCCTACATTTTTTCACATAACCCTAATCTAGGTAACCACCtcttttaatcattttcttcatttatCTTTTAGTTAAATTAAGGGAGAAAATGAAGATATTTGTATTTTAGGGTAGCtaaaggaaaagaagaagaggcaAAAAAGAGAAACTACAAATGATCATGAGACTGGAGAAAAAGTAACTATAAGTAGGGAGAAGAGTAAAACCTAAGCAAAGACTGGATAAGTGGATTAAAATGGGGTTGAATCGGgatttggaaaaaaagaaaacagaacttaaagataaactaataaaaatagcaatgtttattcaaaaaaaacttaaaaagttaCCTCTCTAGGCATGAGGGTCTTGGGAATAATTCTGTAGAGTGACAACAAGATGACAAAAAGAGGTTGAATTAGCAGTAATCAACAAGATTACCCAACAGTTTTGTTCCAacataaacttattaaaaaaagttttttgaaaGATCTTAAGGACAAATATCACAAACTAGTTAAATGGAGATTAAACAGAGTCGATAGTTTTAAGTGATTTGACTAGAGAAAAATAGTTACCCAATAACATGACGACCACCATCATGAACAGCTTGTGAAACCAAACCCATCAATCCTATGCTCCCACCTCCATAGACTAGATCAATATTCCTTGAAACCTGCAGAACAAAAAGAACAGAGTTACACATGAAGCCTAGATTTGGTAGCAAATAACTAGaaggaaaatacaaaaaaaaatctaagtttTGAGATTCAGACCCATTTAACAAAGCAGCAACCAGAATATCCTAAAGTTAAACATCAGTTGGCACGTTTCAAAGAAGAAAGCAAAAATGCTCTGCGTTTGCAAAAGTTACACGAACACCCATTCGAAAACATCTTGTGAATATGTTTTATCAAAGCTCAAAAAGAATAT is a genomic window containing:
- the LOC108812012 gene encoding cytokinin riboside 5'-monophosphate phosphoribohydrolase LOG3, with product MEIKAEKIEMSRFKRICVFCGSSQGKKSSYQDAAVELGNELVSRNIDLVYGGGSIGLMGLVSQAVHDGGRHVIGIIPKTLMPRELTGETVGEVRAVADMHQRKAEMAKHSDAFIALPGGYGTLEELLEVITWAQLGIHEKPVGLLNVDGYYNSLLSFIDKAVEEGFISTTAREIIVSAPTAKELVKKLEEYAPCHESVASKLCWET
- the LOC108812208 gene encoding CASP-like protein 5A1 produces the protein MNVSRPAVHPVDTIPVSPPANDRPPARMKDVQGMPGTTGGLILRLSQFVPALISFSVMITTSDYRSATAFCCLVLAVSLQSLWSLSLFIIDAYALLVRRSLRNHLIVQCFTVGDGVTSTLTFAAASASAGITVLINDLDKCNVNHCARFETAVAMAFISWFAVSPSFILNFWSLASF